Proteins from a single region of Thermotoga maritima MSB8:
- a CDS encoding ABC transporter ATP-binding protein, producing the protein MAQVKIDGVKKYFGNVRALDGIDLVVNEGEFLVLLGPSGCGKTTLLRCIAGLEQVTGGKIFFNDRDVTNLPPKDRNISMVFQSYAVWPHMKVYDNIAYPLKLKKVPKEEIEKRVKWAADLLHISELLDRYPAQLSGGQRQRVAVARAIVHEPEVLLMDEPLSNLDALLRVKMRSELKKLQERIGVTTIYVTHDQTEAMTMGDRIAVMNQGKLQQVGTPSEIYHHPVNIFVAGFVGSPQMNFLEMEVRSEGNSVVLQNGEIKIPAKTDPGAKKVILGIRPENVYLEEKPNTLKLEGEVYFAEKLMSDTILHLNVGSEKIVAKIPGDVDFRSGEKITFFLDVEKIHLFHPETGERIS; encoded by the coding sequence TTGGCGCAGGTGAAAATAGACGGAGTGAAGAAATATTTCGGGAATGTGAGGGCTCTCGATGGAATCGACCTTGTCGTGAACGAAGGGGAGTTCCTCGTTCTTCTCGGTCCATCTGGTTGTGGAAAGACGACCCTTCTGAGGTGTATAGCGGGTCTCGAACAGGTGACCGGGGGAAAGATCTTTTTCAACGATCGCGACGTGACGAACCTTCCTCCAAAGGACAGGAACATTTCGATGGTCTTCCAGAGCTACGCGGTGTGGCCCCACATGAAGGTGTACGACAACATCGCGTATCCTCTGAAACTGAAAAAAGTCCCGAAAGAGGAGATAGAAAAGAGGGTAAAGTGGGCAGCGGATCTCCTTCACATCTCCGAACTCCTCGACAGGTACCCCGCACAGCTCTCCGGAGGTCAGAGACAGAGGGTTGCCGTTGCCCGAGCGATCGTTCACGAACCCGAAGTACTCCTGATGGACGAGCCTCTTTCCAATCTGGACGCACTTTTGAGGGTGAAGATGAGAAGCGAGCTGAAAAAGCTTCAGGAAAGAATTGGAGTCACCACCATCTATGTGACTCATGACCAGACAGAGGCCATGACGATGGGAGACAGAATCGCGGTGATGAACCAGGGAAAGCTTCAGCAGGTTGGAACGCCCTCTGAGATCTATCACCATCCGGTGAACATCTTCGTCGCTGGTTTTGTGGGATCACCGCAGATGAACTTCTTAGAGATGGAAGTGAGATCGGAAGGAAATAGCGTTGTCCTCCAAAACGGTGAGATAAAGATTCCCGCGAAGACCGATCCAGGTGCAAAAAAGGTGATCCTTGGTATTCGACCGGAGAACGTCTATCTGGAGGAAAAGCCGAACACTTTGAAGCTGGAAGGAGAGGTTTATTTCGCCGAGAAACTCATGTCGGATACGATTCTCCATCTCAACGTTGGAAGTGAGAAGATCGTCGCAAAAATTCCAGGGGATGTGGATTTCAGAAGCGGTGAGAAGATCACGTTTTTCCTGGACGTTGAAAAGATCCATCTCTTTCACCCTGAGACGGGAGAGAGAATCTCATGA
- a CDS encoding radical SAM protein has translation MGVCRICGLSLDEISDSIGVCLECLRKGNLDFARKAHRKWREEIGLPVERWAREEGKVCFLCVNSCVIPEGKTGFCGVLRNEGGRLSYITGSHRKAFLHWYYDPHPTNCVALPICPEREHRGFYNFAVFFAGCNLDCLFCQNIDHKYMVKDGRISEGKIVDIDELVEIAMKPRVSCVCFFGGDPTPWTVFALEFAVKLGNRRRICWETNGLAHPRIMERMARVSLESGGIVKIDWKAFSPEVYEALTGVDGKSAVRRIMENVQLVSSMGKGREIPLLVISVLVIPHYIDEKEIEGIAGFISSVDPEIPLVLLAFAPQHLMSDLPTTRKHHMERVKQKALEKGLKRVFVENVWLLS, from the coding sequence ATGGGAGTCTGCAGGATTTGTGGTCTTTCACTTGATGAGATCAGCGATTCGATAGGTGTCTGCCTGGAGTGCCTGAGAAAGGGGAATCTGGATTTTGCAAGGAAGGCCCACAGAAAATGGAGGGAAGAGATCGGTCTTCCCGTTGAAAGGTGGGCTCGTGAAGAAGGAAAGGTGTGTTTCCTCTGCGTCAATTCGTGCGTGATACCGGAAGGGAAAACAGGATTTTGCGGCGTTCTCAGAAACGAAGGAGGCAGGCTCTCCTATATAACAGGCTCTCACAGGAAGGCCTTCCTTCACTGGTACTACGATCCCCATCCAACGAACTGCGTCGCACTACCTATCTGTCCGGAAAGAGAACACAGGGGCTTTTACAATTTCGCAGTCTTCTTCGCAGGATGCAACCTCGACTGCCTCTTCTGTCAGAACATAGATCACAAGTACATGGTGAAAGACGGAAGGATATCCGAAGGAAAGATCGTGGACATCGACGAACTCGTTGAGATAGCTATGAAACCACGCGTCTCCTGTGTGTGCTTTTTCGGGGGAGATCCCACTCCCTGGACTGTGTTCGCACTGGAGTTTGCCGTGAAGCTGGGAAATCGCCGAAGGATCTGCTGGGAAACGAATGGTCTTGCTCATCCCAGGATCATGGAGAGGATGGCCAGAGTCAGTCTTGAAAGTGGTGGCATAGTCAAGATAGACTGGAAGGCCTTTTCACCGGAGGTTTATGAAGCGCTGACCGGAGTTGACGGGAAGAGTGCCGTTAGAAGAATCATGGAGAACGTGCAGCTGGTTTCCTCCATGGGTAAGGGAAGAGAAATACCACTTCTTGTTATCAGTGTTCTTGTAATACCTCACTACATCGACGAAAAGGAAATAGAAGGAATCGCAGGGTTCATTTCATCGGTGGATCCAGAAATTCCCCTTGTTCTCCTTGCGTTCGCTCCTCAGCACCTGATGAGCGATCTTCCAACCACCAGAAAACATCACATGGAGAGAGTGAAACAGAAGGCACTCGAAAAGGGTCTGAAGAGGGTGTTCGTGGAGAACGTTTGGCTTCTGAGCTAA
- a CDS encoding carbohydrate ABC transporter permease produces MRGKWISFLLILPAVLYLVLLMGYPLFETFRLAFTSDEGFLGNFKRLVENGGFWGAMKNTILLTAVIVPLQLIFALGLALFVNQKFKGYTTVLYFIAIPLALSDVTAALMSYTIFSPNGYLNKILMNLHLIERPIYFFGYMFKAREFWVIVLTEVWRATPLVFIILLAGLQSINKEYLEAADLFGFSRWKKFTKIILPLLKPSIMSALLLRTLFAFQIFGVVWLLAGRDIPVLAGETYYWYTFMNDPKMASAYALVIALVTIVVSWFYITFLSAKHLEGAR; encoded by the coding sequence ATGAGAGGGAAATGGATTTCTTTTCTTTTGATCCTTCCAGCTGTTCTTTATCTCGTTTTGTTGATGGGATATCCTCTCTTCGAAACGTTCAGACTCGCTTTTACAAGCGATGAAGGTTTTCTTGGAAATTTCAAGCGCCTTGTGGAGAATGGTGGTTTCTGGGGCGCCATGAAAAACACCATTCTTCTCACAGCAGTGATCGTTCCCCTTCAGCTCATATTCGCACTGGGACTCGCTCTTTTCGTCAATCAGAAGTTCAAAGGTTACACGACGGTACTTTACTTTATAGCGATCCCACTGGCTCTGAGTGATGTGACAGCAGCACTCATGAGTTACACTATATTTTCGCCGAACGGCTATCTCAACAAAATTCTCATGAATTTGCATCTGATAGAAAGACCCATTTATTTCTTTGGATACATGTTCAAAGCGAGGGAATTCTGGGTGATCGTTCTCACGGAGGTGTGGAGGGCTACTCCCCTTGTTTTCATCATCCTCCTGGCGGGTCTTCAGTCGATAAACAAAGAGTATCTCGAAGCTGCAGATCTCTTCGGTTTTTCAAGATGGAAGAAATTCACAAAGATCATACTCCCGCTCTTGAAACCATCGATCATGTCGGCGCTCCTTCTGAGGACTCTCTTCGCGTTTCAGATATTCGGTGTGGTGTGGCTTCTTGCGGGAAGAGACATTCCCGTTCTCGCTGGTGAGACCTACTACTGGTACACCTTCATGAACGACCCAAAGATGGCCAGTGCGTACGCTCTCGTGATCGCTCTTGTCACCATCGTGGTTAGCTGGTTTTACATCACCTTCCTCAGTGCAAAACATTTAGAGGGGGCTCGATGA
- a CDS encoding carbohydrate ABC transporter permease: MMKKFFIIFLSVIISLWFLTPVFFIVLASLTPSSDYYNPSRIFPSSLTLEHLYKLFVTLGGGKATLVSVQVALISIGISFLLGLPAGYALTRYVFPGKNIIRLSMLMTRSIPLIVVAVPLVVLYMRFNLADTTLGVALAHASMILPFVVLITSSVFSGISVEYEEAGMVFGLSRFQAFIRITLPLALPGLAASAIFAFIMSWNEVFASSILTLTNRTLPAHILNTAMASPDYFKFAAGTIMAVPAMVFIFFIRKYLVSMWGITLK; encoded by the coding sequence ATGATGAAGAAGTTTTTCATAATTTTTCTTTCGGTGATCATTTCCCTGTGGTTTCTGACGCCGGTGTTCTTCATTGTTCTTGCGTCTCTAACACCGTCCTCGGATTACTACAATCCCAGCAGGATCTTTCCGAGTAGTCTCACACTGGAACATCTCTACAAGCTGTTCGTCACCCTCGGGGGTGGGAAAGCCACTCTGGTCAGTGTGCAGGTGGCGCTCATCTCGATAGGAATCTCTTTCCTGCTGGGGCTTCCAGCTGGATACGCCCTCACAAGGTACGTGTTTCCGGGAAAAAACATCATCAGACTTTCCATGCTTATGACAAGATCGATTCCGTTGATTGTGGTGGCGGTACCTCTTGTGGTTCTTTACATGAGGTTTAACCTCGCGGATACCACGCTTGGTGTGGCACTGGCTCACGCTTCCATGATACTTCCGTTCGTCGTTCTCATCACATCCAGTGTTTTCTCCGGAATCTCTGTCGAATACGAAGAAGCGGGGATGGTTTTCGGTCTCAGCAGATTCCAGGCGTTTATAAGGATCACGCTGCCTCTTGCTCTTCCTGGCCTCGCCGCATCTGCCATATTCGCCTTCATCATGTCCTGGAACGAAGTCTTCGCTTCTTCGATCCTCACACTCACGAACAGAACACTTCCAGCACACATTCTGAACACCGCCATGGCATCACCGGACTACTTCAAGTTCGCTGCGGGAACGATCATGGCCGTTCCTGCGATGGTCTTCATATTCTTCATAAGGAAATATCTTGTAAGCATGTGGGGTATCACCCTGAAATGA
- a CDS encoding ABC transporter substrate-binding protein, translating to MRKWLFFMVLLIVAGLMFGKVNFASTQMTPAAEREFMLNKLAEFSKKSGIDVEFLNFEYPQLYSRLQAEIRAGKNTLNLIADLQGNLYIMASEGFLSDLKDLKFEGKTFIETLEKFAYVKGEKVFIPWLQATYVMAVNKKAFDYLPRGLSKEDVIRGTEKWTYDALLEWAKNIYEKTKQPLLGFPIGPKGLWHRFLHGYIYPSFTGAQALKFDSVRAVEMWNYLKELFKYVHPASSTWDGMADPLLREEVWIAWDHTARLKPAIVEKPNDFVVVPVPRGPMGRGYIIVLVGLAIPKDADFEEPAKVIDFLTSPEMQVEILKNVGFFPVVQEAVGAVPEGALKVLAEGVINQSATKDSIVSFIPSLGPKSGEFTETYRMAFTRIVFQGEDPAKVVKELGERIRQLFKESGAELPEPDASLF from the coding sequence GTGAGAAAGTGGTTGTTTTTCATGGTTCTTCTGATCGTTGCGGGTCTCATGTTCGGAAAGGTGAACTTCGCGTCCACACAGATGACACCCGCTGCTGAAAGGGAGTTCATGCTCAACAAACTCGCGGAATTTTCGAAGAAGAGCGGTATCGATGTGGAGTTCCTCAACTTCGAGTATCCACAGCTCTACAGCAGGCTCCAGGCGGAGATCAGAGCCGGTAAAAATACGCTGAACCTGATTGCAGACCTCCAGGGAAACCTCTACATAATGGCCTCTGAAGGATTCCTCAGTGATCTCAAGGATCTCAAATTCGAAGGAAAAACCTTCATCGAGACGCTTGAGAAGTTCGCTTATGTGAAAGGTGAAAAGGTGTTCATTCCCTGGCTCCAGGCAACTTACGTGATGGCCGTTAACAAAAAGGCGTTTGACTACCTGCCGCGCGGTCTTTCGAAAGAAGACGTCATCAGGGGGACGGAGAAGTGGACTTACGACGCTCTGCTCGAGTGGGCAAAGAACATCTATGAGAAGACGAAACAACCCCTTCTTGGCTTCCCGATCGGACCGAAGGGACTCTGGCACAGGTTCCTCCACGGCTACATCTATCCATCCTTCACGGGAGCGCAGGCTCTGAAGTTCGACAGTGTGAGGGCCGTTGAAATGTGGAACTATCTGAAGGAGCTCTTCAAATACGTACATCCGGCAAGCTCCACCTGGGACGGGATGGCCGATCCTCTCCTGAGAGAAGAAGTCTGGATCGCCTGGGATCACACTGCAAGACTCAAACCCGCGATCGTTGAAAAGCCTAACGATTTCGTTGTTGTACCGGTCCCAAGAGGGCCGATGGGTAGAGGGTACATCATAGTGCTCGTGGGCCTTGCCATACCGAAGGATGCGGACTTCGAAGAACCCGCGAAAGTGATAGACTTCCTCACTTCTCCAGAGATGCAGGTTGAAATCCTCAAGAACGTCGGTTTCTTCCCAGTGGTTCAGGAAGCCGTTGGTGCCGTGCCAGAAGGTGCCCTCAAAGTGCTCGCAGAAGGTGTGATAAATCAGTCCGCCACGAAGGATTCTATCGTTTCCTTCATACCGAGTCTTGGACCAAAGAGCGGAGAGTTCACCGAAACCTACAGAATGGCCTTCACGAGGATCGTCTTCCAGGGTGAAGACCCAGCGAAGGTAGTGAAGGAACTCGGTGAGCGAATCAGACAGCTGTTCAAAGAATCCGGAGCGGAACTTCCAGAACCCGACGCAAGTCTCTTCTGA